From Candidatus Zixiibacteriota bacterium, one genomic window encodes:
- a CDS encoding NAD(P)H-dependent oxidoreductase, protein MKKVLLINAHQRYEGFAEGKLNQTLIDTMKAELEAKGCDVKTTFIEKGYDVNEEIEKHVWADLIITQSPVYWFGTPWIHKKYIDEVFTTSLVQQSLLVDDGRTRKDPARQYGTGGKMQGKKHMLSLTWNAPQEAFGNKDQILFEGKSIDEIFVANTTVYKFCGAEIVPSFSCYNVLKAPEVENDLKRLKQHLSNEL, encoded by the coding sequence ATGAAGAAAGTACTATTGATAAACGCCCATCAGCGCTATGAAGGTTTTGCCGAAGGCAAACTCAACCAAACATTGATCGACACCATGAAAGCCGAACTCGAAGCAAAAGGGTGTGATGTAAAAACTACATTCATCGAAAAAGGCTATGACGTAAACGAAGAAATCGAAAAACACGTCTGGGCCGATCTTATTATCACACAATCTCCGGTCTACTGGTTCGGTACTCCATGGATTCACAAGAAATACATCGACGAAGTATTCACTACCAGTCTGGTTCAACAGAGTCTGCTGGTTGATGATGGCAGAACACGCAAAGACCCTGCCAGACAATATGGCACCGGCGGAAAAATGCAGGGTAAGAAACACATGCTTTCATTGACCTGGAATGCGCCGCAAGAAGCGTTCGGCAACAAAGATCAGATTCTGTTTGAAGGCAAATCCATCGATGAAATTTTTGTCGCCAATACGACGGTTTACAAGTTCTGTGGAGCAGAGATTGTGCCTTCTTTTTCCTGCTATAACGTATTGAAAGCCCCAGAGGTAGAAAACGATCTTAAGCGTCTCAAACAACACCTGAGCAACGAACTCTGA
- a CDS encoding protein kinase codes for MLMLSAGDKLGEYRIESLVGQGGIGTVYKARDLRDDSVVALKVINEDLAESAEYRQTLANEREVASRIDSPYIVKVHDFVEVNGSCFIAQEFVEGNEFREVCGDWSFEQKVDTARKLAEGISAAHLKAVVHRDLKPENVRITTEGDPKILDFGLATVEQTDSVDAAGDVEGTVLYASPEQLSGEVVSARSDLFSFGVILYELFAGRRPFEGAYSASIMYSILYEAPEGPQEIDPTLPEWLCDLIVHLLQKLPDERPESAHEIAEAFQRNLGVSGAGDVAVGISRRHRTVTVVDLKNLSGDESWDYFCLGFTEEIIGELTARTDLVISAQPSTAMPRNIGEVFKRCRSDFVITGSLLKWQDQIRLSLGVFGDQGENVVSNRKYEGSAEGLFGLLSEAANEAAKALAEATGTSTTTTAEGVTPDVSAYDFYLKGHSYYQTNRPDDLKFAEDMFQRALEIDPNFALAHTGLSDVYAFQYMAYYERTPERIAAACQASDKALQINPQLPEGHRSTGRCCMFTGDMKAAEESFKKAVEFNPKYAVGYRTLAWLKSMEGDLDAALKWAGKALQLAPTDLETLLLISLTHMDARKFTLALATLQRAIELGPDYGRAYYLLGTVYMRLGVPDLALENLLEAIKYQGDPNCYNDAGYIYLIKNDCDSARVRFNESIKAGQFDFIAWHYLGMVERHCGNESEAKNCFEKCLASIEGQDPSEEWNVDLLAYKALAMASMGNSEIARELLEEVASAEKHSGEVHYCMARSYAILGDETRSLQCLEEAYQHHDGPTPKEAALDPLLKIH; via the coding sequence TTGCTAATGCTGAGCGCCGGGGACAAACTTGGTGAATATCGGATAGAGTCGCTCGTCGGACAGGGCGGGATCGGCACTGTCTATAAGGCTCGTGATCTGCGGGATGATTCCGTCGTGGCCCTTAAGGTCATAAACGAAGATCTTGCCGAATCAGCCGAATATCGCCAAACTCTCGCCAACGAACGAGAGGTGGCGTCCCGGATCGATTCACCCTACATAGTCAAAGTCCACGACTTCGTCGAAGTCAACGGTTCGTGCTTCATCGCGCAGGAATTCGTTGAAGGAAACGAGTTTCGTGAAGTATGTGGAGATTGGTCGTTTGAGCAGAAGGTTGATACTGCCCGTAAGCTCGCCGAGGGTATCTCCGCTGCCCATCTTAAGGCAGTTGTTCACCGCGATCTAAAGCCGGAGAATGTTCGCATCACGACCGAAGGTGACCCGAAAATCCTCGACTTCGGACTCGCAACAGTGGAACAAACGGACAGCGTCGATGCAGCTGGCGACGTAGAGGGCACTGTCCTGTATGCTTCCCCGGAGCAACTCTCGGGAGAGGTCGTTTCAGCGCGATCTGATCTGTTTAGCTTTGGAGTCATACTCTATGAACTGTTTGCGGGACGTCGACCATTCGAGGGAGCCTATTCCGCCAGTATCATGTACTCGATTCTGTACGAAGCCCCGGAAGGTCCCCAGGAAATCGATCCAACCCTTCCAGAATGGCTCTGCGACCTCATTGTCCACCTGCTACAGAAACTTCCAGATGAACGTCCCGAATCGGCCCATGAGATCGCGGAAGCGTTTCAGCGCAACCTGGGTGTCAGCGGTGCCGGTGATGTAGCAGTCGGAATATCTCGACGGCACCGCACGGTCACAGTCGTTGACCTGAAGAACCTATCTGGTGATGAATCATGGGACTACTTCTGTCTTGGTTTTACCGAAGAAATCATTGGCGAGCTGACAGCACGTACGGATTTGGTCATTTCCGCCCAGCCTTCCACCGCCATGCCCCGTAATATAGGGGAAGTGTTTAAGCGTTGTCGGTCCGATTTTGTAATAACCGGTTCACTTCTGAAATGGCAGGATCAAATACGTCTGTCACTGGGAGTATTCGGCGACCAGGGCGAAAACGTAGTCTCAAATCGCAAGTATGAGGGATCCGCCGAAGGGCTCTTTGGACTGCTGTCGGAGGCGGCGAACGAAGCTGCGAAAGCGCTGGCAGAAGCAACCGGCACCTCCACTACTACCACTGCGGAAGGCGTCACCCCAGACGTTTCGGCCTATGATTTCTATCTCAAGGGACATAGCTACTACCAGACGAACCGCCCGGACGATCTTAAATTCGCTGAAGATATGTTCCAACGTGCTCTGGAGATTGATCCCAACTTTGCTCTCGCTCATACCGGGCTCTCCGACGTGTACGCCTTTCAGTACATGGCCTACTATGAACGTACGCCGGAGCGAATTGCAGCCGCGTGTCAGGCATCTGATAAAGCCCTGCAGATCAATCCACAGCTTCCCGAGGGACATCGTTCGACTGGACGCTGCTGTATGTTCACCGGTGATATGAAAGCCGCCGAAGAGTCGTTCAAGAAGGCTGTTGAATTTAATCCCAAGTATGCCGTTGGCTACCGCACTCTTGCCTGGTTGAAATCCATGGAAGGTGATCTGGATGCCGCCCTAAAATGGGCTGGCAAGGCACTGCAATTGGCACCCACTGATCTCGAAACTCTGTTGTTAATAAGTTTGACTCACATGGATGCCCGCAAATTCACCCTGGCTCTTGCCACCCTACAGCGAGCCATCGAGCTGGGTCCCGATTACGGTCGCGCCTACTATCTCCTGGGAACAGTATACATGAGACTGGGTGTCCCTGATCTTGCGTTGGAGAACCTGCTGGAAGCCATTAAGTACCAAGGCGACCCGAACTGCTATAATGATGCCGGTTACATATATCTCATAAAGAATGACTGTGATTCCGCCCGAGTTCGGTTCAATGAATCAATCAAAGCTGGTCAGTTTGATTTTATCGCCTGGCACTATCTGGGAATGGTGGAACGGCATTGTGGCAACGAATCCGAGGCCAAGAACTGTTTTGAAAAATGTCTCGCCAGTATTGAAGGACAGGATCCGAGCGAAGAATGGAATGTTGATCTCCTGGCTTATAAAGCTCTGGCTATGGCATCAATGGGTAATTCAGAGATAGCAAGAGAATTGCTTGAAGAAGTAGCTTCTGCCGAAAAACACAGCGGCGAAGTACACTACTGCATGGCACGCTCCTACGCAATACTTGGTGACGAAACCCGCTCGCTGCAGTGTCTTGAGGAAGCCTACCAACACCACGATGGTCCGACCCCTAAAGAGGCTGCATTGGACCCACTCCTGAAGATCCATTGA
- a CDS encoding SpoIIE family protein phosphatase, whose amino-acid sequence MPEQSPTEVERLRAVVAELASLNEIATAISSAMSVQKITEIMIDRSLKHVRASQGAVFLLQDEQQSDLLKTFVRRSSKDDQEMPIHFNMNLTGWMVKNKRPLIVNDVVKDNPLPKVDLGKLGIKSLLAAPLLTRNGLIGVLAAFNKNGDLGFSPQDGRFMGILGTQCSQVIEGARLYEEEKRLAAIREELEIASSIQQSFLPDEESFSDDTKLFGANVPAKEVGGDFFDIVNLDENRIFLSIGDVVGKGVPAALFMSNAIAVQRAHLSNQDSLDLSALAINLNKLLCQFNKPGQFITALFGILDLKADRFDYVNAGHHPPAIVHEGQLMPHLDEADIVLGVLPDNHYEILSVAVPKNAMLCLYTDGVTEAFDEKQDEYGEERLYEFLIKTHTESARAILSQLFAELTTFRGAAQQSDDVTVVVAKT is encoded by the coding sequence ATGCCTGAACAGTCGCCAACCGAGGTCGAACGATTGCGAGCCGTTGTTGCAGAACTGGCCAGCTTGAACGAAATAGCTACCGCAATCAGTTCTGCCATGTCGGTGCAGAAAATCACCGAAATCATGATTGATCGCAGCCTGAAACATGTCAGGGCCAGTCAGGGTGCTGTCTTCCTGCTGCAAGATGAACAGCAGTCCGATTTGCTTAAAACATTTGTCAGGCGCTCTTCCAAAGACGATCAGGAAATGCCTATTCATTTCAACATGAATCTGACAGGCTGGATGGTTAAGAATAAGAGGCCTTTGATCGTAAACGATGTGGTCAAAGATAATCCTCTGCCCAAGGTCGACCTGGGTAAACTAGGGATAAAATCACTTTTGGCTGCGCCCCTGCTAACTCGTAACGGTCTCATTGGTGTATTAGCCGCATTCAACAAGAACGGTGACCTTGGCTTCTCACCCCAAGATGGTCGTTTTATGGGCATTCTCGGGACTCAGTGCTCGCAAGTAATCGAAGGTGCCCGACTGTATGAAGAGGAGAAAAGACTAGCCGCAATTCGTGAAGAACTCGAGATTGCCAGCTCTATTCAGCAGAGTTTTCTTCCAGACGAAGAATCATTCAGTGACGATACCAAACTATTCGGGGCTAATGTTCCGGCTAAAGAAGTGGGTGGTGATTTCTTTGATATCGTTAACCTTGATGAGAATCGTATCTTCCTGTCAATTGGAGATGTGGTTGGCAAAGGTGTACCCGCTGCACTTTTTATGTCCAATGCAATTGCTGTTCAACGCGCACATCTGAGCAATCAGGATTCGCTCGATCTTAGTGCGCTCGCCATCAATCTTAATAAGCTGCTGTGTCAATTCAACAAACCCGGTCAGTTCATAACAGCCCTGTTCGGCATTCTGGATCTAAAAGCTGATCGTTTCGATTATGTCAATGCGGGGCACCATCCACCGGCCATTGTACACGAAGGTCAACTTATGCCTCATCTTGACGAGGCCGACATTGTTCTTGGAGTACTACCTGACAATCACTATGAAATCCTCAGCGTAGCTGTTCCTAAGAATGCCATGCTATGCCTTTATACTGATGGTGTGACGGAAGCTTTCGACGAGAAGCAAGATGAGTATGGCGAGGAACGCCTCTATGAGTTTCTGATTAAAACCCATACCGAATCAGCCCGGGCCATTTTGTCCCAGCTGTTTGCAGAGCTGACTACATTCCGGGGTGCCGCACAACAGTCGGATGATGTGACGGTAGTGGTAGCTAAAACGTAG
- a CDS encoding glycosyltransferase: protein MNDQPDWKEVLRGRDILCISSMAYEGMWTRKQRLMTILADSGCRVLYVEPNFPMYARRGHSGGKSELSYEKQPGLHILRPRGIWPLARFGFIRRANFRHYVRRVKRVAATLNLKKPILITYLPVIHANTAMADMLDQIDYSILVYDCVDEHAETEGYNYDFVKKVDYDLTARADVAFVTARGLYEDRKHLGDHIYLSPNGVDVAHFSKALLDHTRIPEDLARIPSPRIGFVGALSDWIDYDLMARIARTYPNYHLVLVGPLKKGVKPEVLENLPNVHFLGMKPLEILPGYLKGFDCGINPFCRRGIAERVNPLKMYEYLAAGLKVVSIDMPEVMPLEGIISIARTEDQFVTAVDDCITGKFQPDYDRLQQMLPEHDWKIIFDSLLTKVAQKILEREQ from the coding sequence ATGAACGATCAACCAGATTGGAAAGAAGTTCTCAGGGGAAGAGATATATTGTGTATTTCGTCGATGGCATACGAAGGAATGTGGACAAGAAAACAGAGGCTGATGACAATTTTGGCTGATAGCGGTTGTCGTGTTTTGTATGTAGAACCAAATTTTCCAATGTATGCACGCCGTGGACACTCCGGTGGCAAATCAGAATTGTCTTATGAGAAACAACCCGGACTGCATATCCTTCGGCCTCGGGGCATCTGGCCGCTGGCCCGTTTTGGCTTTATTCGCAGGGCCAACTTTCGGCATTATGTCCGCCGCGTAAAAAGGGTAGCAGCAACTCTGAATCTAAAAAAACCAATACTTATTACCTACCTCCCCGTAATTCATGCCAACACAGCTATGGCGGATATGCTGGACCAAATAGATTATTCAATTCTCGTGTATGACTGTGTGGATGAACATGCCGAGACTGAAGGATACAACTATGATTTTGTCAAGAAGGTTGACTACGATCTAACAGCTCGCGCCGATGTGGCTTTTGTTACTGCCCGCGGACTGTATGAAGACAGAAAGCACCTGGGAGACCACATCTATCTTTCTCCGAACGGGGTGGACGTGGCTCACTTCTCGAAAGCTTTGCTGGACCATACCAGGATTCCGGAGGATTTAGCCAGGATTCCTTCCCCAAGAATCGGGTTCGTTGGCGCTTTGTCGGACTGGATTGATTATGATCTCATGGCCCGAATTGCCAGGACTTATCCGAATTATCATCTGGTATTGGTAGGACCCCTGAAAAAGGGCGTCAAGCCGGAAGTCCTTGAGAATCTTCCCAACGTACACTTCCTGGGCATGAAGCCGCTGGAGATTCTTCCGGGCTATCTAAAAGGTTTTGACTGCGGTATCAATCCCTTTTGCCGGAGAGGAATTGCAGAACGAGTCAACCCGCTGAAGATGTATGAGTACCTTGCCGCTGGCCTTAAGGTTGTGTCAATTGATATGCCCGAAGTAATGCCGCTTGAGGGGATTATTTCCATAGCCAGGACCGAAGATCAATTTGTTACGGCCGTTGATGATTGCATAACAGGAAAATTCCAGCCGGATTATGACCGCCTTCAACAAATGCTACCAGAGCATGACTGGAAGATCATTTTTGATAGCTTACTGACTAAGGTTGCACAGAAGATCCTCGAGAGGGAACAATAG
- a CDS encoding acyltransferase has translation MNKINRDWVFAISLRNRLYKMMGVNISLRSYVARETWIDDNFPELITIEEGVVIGWRGSIIAHNTQMMPPSVAPVHIKKHAFLGQGVIVMPGVTIGEYAQIGTCSLVTKDIEPYTVAVGIPARPVRKLTQDEIDLRNSTEYLG, from the coding sequence TTGAACAAGATCAATCGTGATTGGGTGTTCGCAATATCATTGCGCAATCGTCTATACAAGATGATGGGAGTTAACATCTCACTTAGATCATATGTGGCTCGAGAAACCTGGATTGATGATAATTTCCCGGAGCTAATAACAATCGAAGAAGGTGTTGTTATAGGTTGGCGAGGATCTATTATTGCCCATAATACTCAGATGATGCCTCCCTCAGTTGCACCGGTGCATATTAAAAAACATGCCTTTCTTGGTCAGGGCGTAATAGTGATGCCGGGAGTAACAATTGGTGAGTATGCACAAATCGGCACTTGCTCCCTTGTCACCAAAGATATTGAGCCATACACAGTAGCGGTTGGTATCCCGGCCAGACCAGTTCGCAAATTGACCCAGGATGAGATTGACCTGCGTAATAGCACAGAATACTTGGGATAA
- a CDS encoding glycosyltransferase — protein MSRISVLHIVLSTETGGMENVIYNLATGIDRTQFDLKLLCLQAIGPLSDKLLKIGVKSDLMGRMIPGLSMIYSPGLINYIRQSGCHIVHTHSGCWSKVASACALLPQVKLVYTDHGRSYPELKQLIFLDRIASRFTDKMVAVGTPLRDYLVNTVGLSSDKIITIRNGIDTERFRPGGQRSEVRQEFGLADSDIVIAMVARLAKVKNHAFLLRAFKQVSEGRGNVKLMIIGDGELRQDLQTQVSNLGIDGNVIFCGDRTDVPRLLDGADIATLCSDSEGISLTILEEMSFGLPVVATDVGGNPTIIQTGENGFIVPVGDIDSYVSCLSKLVDDGNLRRSIGIIAHQTVVDNWSLTAMVSQYQDLYRTLAY, from the coding sequence ATGAGTAGAATATCTGTTTTGCATATTGTTCTATCCACCGAAACCGGCGGGATGGAAAATGTCATCTATAACCTGGCAACTGGGATTGACCGTACGCAATTTGATCTGAAACTTCTTTGTCTACAGGCGATAGGTCCGTTGTCTGACAAGTTACTGAAAATTGGCGTGAAGTCTGATCTGATGGGCAGGATGATACCAGGCTTGTCGATGATCTATTCGCCCGGGTTGATCAATTATATCAGACAATCAGGTTGTCATATTGTCCATACGCATTCAGGTTGCTGGAGCAAGGTAGCCTCTGCTTGCGCACTTCTGCCACAAGTGAAGTTGGTTTATACCGATCACGGGCGTTCTTACCCTGAACTGAAGCAACTCATATTTCTTGATCGAATTGCTTCCAGGTTCACCGACAAAATGGTAGCAGTTGGAACCCCTCTGCGGGACTACCTGGTAAACACTGTAGGTCTTTCATCAGACAAGATAATTACCATAAGAAACGGCATTGACACAGAAAGATTCAGACCGGGAGGCCAGCGCTCTGAGGTACGACAGGAATTTGGGTTGGCCGATAGCGATATCGTAATCGCAATGGTGGCCCGGCTGGCAAAGGTGAAAAACCACGCTTTTCTTTTGCGAGCGTTCAAGCAGGTGTCAGAAGGTCGTGGAAATGTGAAGCTGATGATTATCGGGGATGGGGAGCTTCGGCAAGATTTACAGACACAGGTCTCAAATCTGGGAATCGACGGCAACGTAATCTTCTGTGGAGACAGAACCGATGTTCCCCGGCTTCTGGACGGAGCTGATATCGCAACCCTATGCTCTGATAGCGAAGGCATCAGTCTGACTATTCTGGAGGAGATGTCTTTTGGCTTGCCGGTTGTGGCTACCGATGTAGGTGGCAATCCGACCATCATTCAGACCGGGGAAAATGGATTTATTGTGCCGGTAGGGGATATAGATAGCTATGTGTCCTGCCTGAGCAAGCTTGTCGATGACGGAAACCTTCGCCGATCCATTGGTATCATAGCTCACCAAACAGTAGTAGATAACTGGTCACTGACTGCAATGGTAAGCCAGTATCAGGACCTGTATCGTACCCTGGCATACTAA
- a CDS encoding glycosyltransferase, with the protein MRLFFWISVFFLFWTYFGYFIYLKVRNGFTNKPVRSNPISPQVSLIVTVYNEESHIREKIENCLSVHYPSQLREIIFVSDGSTDRTNEIITSYADNGITLLTMNERRGKDYSQGEGVKIAKGEIIIFTDATTFLEENALEEIVSAFADDDVGCVSGNDKTVGESGEGAYVKYEMALRELESSLGSVVVVSGCFFAIRKSLCQDWYPGLTSDFYLPIMTHIQGQRVVQQSSAIGSYNVTQDSAAEFKRKVRTVVNGFDVLATFWQILNPFVYGHFAFQMFSHKLCRWLVPYFLITLFLSNTFLVSLGSIYAVTLFGQIVMYLLALIGHLSPTGAKHSIVRIPLFFVMVNLSILAAWTRAFSGRSETMWEPTER; encoded by the coding sequence TTGAGGTTATTTTTTTGGATATCGGTGTTTTTCTTGTTCTGGACTTATTTCGGATATTTCATCTACTTGAAAGTCCGTAACGGTTTCACCAACAAGCCAGTCCGATCCAATCCTATCAGTCCTCAGGTATCTCTAATTGTGACTGTCTACAATGAAGAAAGCCACATAAGAGAGAAGATTGAGAATTGCCTGTCTGTTCACTATCCCTCTCAATTGAGAGAAATTATCTTTGTTTCTGACGGTTCAACTGACAGAACCAATGAGATTATCACCTCCTATGCCGACAATGGCATCACGCTTCTGACGATGAACGAAAGGCGCGGCAAGGACTATAGCCAGGGGGAGGGAGTCAAGATTGCGAAGGGAGAGATCATCATCTTCACCGATGCCACGACCTTTCTTGAGGAGAACGCTCTGGAAGAGATCGTTTCAGCTTTCGCCGATGACGACGTTGGATGCGTGTCTGGCAATGATAAGACGGTTGGGGAATCCGGTGAAGGCGCTTATGTCAAATATGAAATGGCTCTGCGCGAACTGGAATCCTCGCTCGGCTCAGTTGTGGTTGTATCCGGTTGCTTCTTCGCGATCAGGAAATCGCTGTGCCAGGATTGGTACCCGGGGCTTACGTCTGATTTCTACCTTCCAATCATGACCCACATACAGGGCCAAAGGGTCGTTCAACAGAGCAGTGCCATCGGATCTTACAACGTAACTCAGGACAGCGCAGCTGAGTTCAAACGGAAAGTCCGCACTGTCGTGAATGGATTTGATGTTCTTGCCACGTTTTGGCAGATCCTGAATCCGTTCGTGTACGGACATTTTGCGTTTCAAATGTTTTCGCATAAGCTATGTCGATGGCTGGTGCCATATTTTTTAATTACTCTTTTTCTTAGCAACACATTTCTGGTATCTCTGGGGAGCATATATGCAGTTACCTTGTTTGGTCAGATTGTTATGTATCTACTGGCTTTGATTGGACACCTGTCCCCGACCGGAGCAAAACATAGTATTGTCCGTATCCCACTGTTTTTCGTCATGGTCAACCTGTCTATACTTGCGGCCTGGACCAGAGCTTTCTCCGGTCGGAGCGAAACGATGTGGGAACCTACCGAGCGATAA
- a CDS encoding NAD(P)-dependent oxidoreductase, with protein MKNKRVLITGGAGYLGYHLAQNLPHRGIAFLAANDIAPFIKSDYPDDALLVNQDVRDADGMYRLIHDNKIDIIVHTAAALPLWKREEIYSTNISGLRNTLEQASKCGVEHFIFISSTAVYGVPEKHPLVETDEMVGVGAYGETKIEGEKICAEFRDKGMCVTIIRPKTFIGTARLGVFQILYDWVDSGKRIPIIGKGENLYQLLEVTDLVEAIFLAASVDPKLANDVFNIGAQHFDKVKTDVGALCDYAGNGARVQPTNATLVKGTLAIFEFLRISPLYKWIYGTADKDSYVSTEKIEKQLGWKAKFSNEDALISSHKWYLEHKDEVQHLDSGVTHRVGWDQGILKLIKKFL; from the coding sequence ATGAAAAATAAACGTGTCCTGATTACCGGCGGTGCCGGATATCTTGGGTATCACCTGGCCCAGAATCTTCCTCATCGCGGCATAGCCTTTCTGGCCGCCAATGATATTGCCCCGTTCATTAAGTCCGACTATCCCGATGATGCCCTTCTGGTCAACCAGGATGTGCGTGACGCCGACGGTATGTATCGGCTGATCCACGATAACAAGATCGATATTATTGTTCATACCGCTGCCGCGTTACCGCTGTGGAAGCGGGAAGAAATATACTCGACCAATATATCAGGTTTGCGTAATACTCTCGAACAGGCCAGCAAGTGTGGCGTTGAACACTTCATATTCATCAGTTCAACGGCTGTCTATGGCGTCCCGGAAAAACACCCGTTGGTCGAGACTGATGAGATGGTCGGAGTTGGTGCCTACGGTGAGACGAAGATCGAAGGGGAAAAAATCTGCGCCGAGTTCCGCGATAAGGGAATGTGCGTCACGATTATCCGACCTAAGACATTCATCGGTACTGCTCGCCTTGGCGTGTTTCAGATTCTGTATGACTGGGTCGATTCTGGCAAACGAATTCCGATCATTGGCAAGGGGGAGAATCTTTACCAGCTTCTCGAAGTCACCGATTTGGTGGAAGCTATTTTCCTGGCGGCGTCTGTCGATCCGAAACTGGCCAATGATGTATTCAATATTGGTGCTCAGCATTTCGACAAGGTGAAAACCGATGTCGGCGCGTTGTGTGATTACGCCGGCAACGGCGCCCGCGTACAGCCCACCAATGCCACTCTCGTCAAAGGGACACTGGCCATTTTCGAGTTCCTGCGTATCTCGCCGTTGTACAAATGGATATATGGCACCGCTGACAAGGATTCTTATGTCTCGACAGAGAAGATCGAGAAGCAACTTGGCTGGAAAGCGAAATTTTCGAACGAAGACGCCTTGATCTCTTCACATAAGTGGTATCTTGAGCACAAGGATGAAGTACAGCATCTTGATTCTGGCGTCACGCATCGAGTCGGCTGGGATCAGGGCATTCTCAAGCTCATCAAGAAATTCCTGTAA
- a CDS encoding polysaccharide deacetylase family protein has protein sequence MTVKYILNHVKAISGLLALILLLVSASAVDIGADEKGKKSGKKALPKEICITFDELPVAESFAEEEPERIMRPILDTLNAHKVRAAGFVVGHSMGRAYDLFGEWLNSGHRMGSMTFSHSDLHEMSIEQFIRDTEAGFEALETMLSGFGQKPRFFRYPFLHYGKEVTSREDVSRYLEDRGVMVVHATVVVEDYLYNLSLQKLGSRPDSSSLNQLLNEYVNHVLDQIETAEALSKKLNGRSCRHILQLRANRLNALFLGEMLTAIEQAGYEFITLDRALKDKVYIQPQAYFGPRGIGYLDMIDQSDPDRLPAQ, from the coding sequence TTGACAGTGAAGTACATCCTGAACCATGTGAAAGCTATCTCAGGCCTTCTGGCTCTCATACTCCTACTTGTCTCGGCATCGGCGGTGGATATCGGGGCTGACGAAAAAGGAAAAAAGAGCGGCAAGAAGGCGTTGCCAAAGGAAATCTGCATCACATTCGATGAACTCCCGGTGGCCGAATCTTTCGCTGAGGAGGAGCCAGAGCGGATCATGCGACCCATTCTCGACACCCTCAATGCTCACAAAGTCAGGGCGGCTGGTTTTGTGGTTGGGCATAGCATGGGTCGGGCTTACGATCTTTTTGGTGAATGGTTGAATTCGGGGCACCGTATGGGTAGTATGACCTTCTCTCACAGCGATCTTCATGAAATGAGCATTGAGCAGTTTATTCGGGATACCGAAGCAGGGTTTGAGGCACTGGAAACAATGCTTTCCGGGTTTGGGCAGAAACCTCGGTTTTTCCGCTACCCGTTCCTGCATTATGGCAAGGAAGTTACTTCTCGTGAGGATGTAAGTCGCTATTTGGAGGATCGCGGCGTTATGGTGGTCCATGCCACTGTTGTTGTTGAGGATTATCTATATAATCTATCGTTGCAGAAACTTGGATCGCGACCGGATTCTTCCTCCCTTAACCAGTTACTCAACGAATATGTTAATCATGTGTTGGATCAGATTGAGACCGCTGAAGCGTTGTCGAAAAAGCTCAACGGACGCAGTTGCCGTCATATTTTACAGCTACGCGCCAATCGGCTCAACGCTCTGTTTCTTGGTGAGATGCTAACCGCTATTGAACAGGCTGGCTATGAGTTCATAACGCTTGACCGGGCTTTGAAGGACAAAGTGTACATCCAGCCGCAGGCCTATTTTGGCCCCCGTGGAATTGGGTACCTTGACATGATTGACCAGTCCGACCCCGACCGCCTCCCGGCGCAGTAA